AACCATCCTGCCTCGCAGAGCTTCAGAAGGAACTGAATTGTCCGATCATAATGGACGAGAGCATTAAAGATATTAATGATGTCGAGAAGTACGCCGGTAGTATCGGAGGGATAAACATCAAGCTCCAAAAAGTAGGCGGAATCAGGAATGCGCTCGCAATGATCGCCGCTGCACAATTCGCCAAGATGAGAATCATGATAGGTTGTATGCTCGAGACTTCAATAGGGATATCTGCTTCTGCGAATCTCGCCGGTCTGGCGGACTATCTCGATCTCGATAGCAGTTATCTTCTTAAAGATGAACCGTTCGAAGGTGTATACTTGAAGGATAGCAAGCTTGTTTTCCCGGATCGCCCCGGTCACGGAGCTACGGAGAGAGACAAATGAGGATTACCGGCCTTAAGATAATTTTGCGCAGGTTAGAATTCGTGTCACTATTGGTGGCAACCGTCATTGCACTATCCGCGGTCGCGATGGCGCAGGAACCACTGATCAAAGTGCAGTATCCTCGGAAGAATCAGAGCCTTCCTGCAGTAGACTCCACTTTTATCATAGGCAAAGTGACGCCGGGATCGAGCCTGGAGATCAATGGCATCAGAGTTCCTGTCCACAAAGAGGGTGGATTTCTTGCGTTCCTCGATGTCTCTGCCGGTGAATTTGAGTTTGTGCTCACTGCGAATCTGGCCGGTCTCTCTACGACACTTGTTTGGCCGGTGAGGATTGCAGACCGATATTGCGCAGTCCCCAGGGATTCCCTCGCGATACTGCATCAATATCACGTACCGACTGTGTATCAAGAGCTCGTCTCAGGTGATCTGCTGGAGGTTAGCCTCAGAGGAACGCCGGGGGGTAAAGCTTCATTCTCGATAGAGGGCGTTGCAAGAGATATTCCGATGGTGGAAAGCGGCCTGCTGTATGAAAATTCATGGGGTAGCGAGGTGTTCGGTTCGGGTGCAGTTCAGCAGGAGAGCAATGTAGCCGGCATATATAATGGAAGTCTCTACATACCGGATTCTGCGCTGGTCGACAGTGCACGCATTTTCTACAAATTGCAGGTTTCCGCAAAGCAGGTAGCGGCCGGGCGGACCGGACCTAAGGTTGCTGTGGCGGACAGTGTCTATTCGGTCGTAGAAGACACCGCATTTGGTCGTGTGACTGTTACCCGTCACGGATACCCGCGAGTCGTCGAGTTGAAAGATTCTGTGCAGTCGATCAGGACCGGACCGCGCAAAGGGTACCTGTCGATATTTCAGCCAAAAGGCGTTCGATTCGTCTGCATCGGCAAATATTCGAACTACCTCAGGTTGGCGTTGGCGCCGGGCCAGACAGCCTGGGTGCCCGACACATCGGTGATCCTGATGGCCCAGGGTACACCATCACCGCAGAGCTTCATCAGGGATCTTAGATGCACGGGTCTCGTCGACCGGGTCAGATTGCA
This portion of the Candidatus Zixiibacteriota bacterium genome encodes:
- a CDS encoding N-acetylmuramoyl-L-alanine amidase; this translates as MRITGLKIILRRLEFVSLLVATVIALSAVAMAQEPLIKVQYPRKNQSLPAVDSTFIIGKVTPGSSLEINGIRVPVHKEGGFLAFLDVSAGEFEFVLTANLAGLSTTLVWPVRIADRYCAVPRDSLAILHQYHVPTVYQELVSGDLLEVSLRGTPGGKASFSIEGVARDIPMVESGLLYENSWGSEVFGSGAVQQESNVAGIYNGSLYIPDSALVDSARIFYKLQVSAKQVAAGRTGPKVAVADSVYSVVEDTAFGRVTVTRHGYPRVVELKDSVQSIRTGPRKGYLSIFQPKGVRFVCIGKYSNYLRLALAPGQTAWVPDTSVILMAQGTPSPQSFIRDLRCTGLVDRVRLQVFLDEKLPFQVEELLDERKFVLRVFYGTSDTDWIRYIRSQEFVKRVTWSQEQDGVYRLVVELEDFNVWGWDSYYEGNTLTLDIIRGPSKLRSYKDLRIMLDPGHSADPGAIGPTGLTEAEANLSIALRLAEMLRKKGATVFVTRVDNSDVKLYDRPKMTREHNCDIFISIHNNSVPDGMNPYYANGTSAYYYNSHSKALAESILARMVDRTDLRDHGLFYANFAVTRPTQYIAVLAECAFMIIPEQEAALRTESFQEKCAKGILEGLDDYLDSLDDD